Proteins encoded together in one Vigna angularis cultivar LongXiaoDou No.4 chromosome 5, ASM1680809v1, whole genome shotgun sequence window:
- the LOC108322768 gene encoding zinc finger A20 and AN1 domain-containing stress-associated protein 5 — protein MAQKAEKNDTDFKVPEPITPCATTTAAAATSISEPSRFFDAVAPPTSSRSPKRSLPQEDAASADRTGASEPKRAVNRCSGCRRRVGLTGFRCRCGDLFCAEHRYTDRHDCSYDYKAAGREVIARENPVVKAAKIVKV, from the coding sequence ATGGCTCAGAAGGCGGAGAAAAACGACACCGACTTCAAGGTCCCGGAACCAATCACGCCCTGCGCCACCACAACCGCCGCCGCTGCAACTTCGATTTCCGAGCCTTCTAGATTCTTCGACGCTGTCGCTCCGCCCACGTCGTCGCGTTCGCCCAAGCGCTCGCTTCCGCAGGAGGACGCTGCGAGCGCGGACCGGACGGGGGCATCGGAGCCGAAGCGCGCGGTGAACAGGTGCTCGGGATGCCGGCGGCGCGTCGGGCTGACCGGATTTCGTTGTCGGTGCGGTGACCTCTTCTGCGCTGAGCACCGGTACACCGATCGCCACGACTGCTCCTACGACTACAAGGCAGCCGGGAGAGAGGTCATCGCGAGGGAGAATCCCGTCGTGAAGGCCGCGAAGATCGTGAAGGTCTGA
- the LOC108322766 gene encoding FACT complex subunit SSRP1 isoform X1, with protein MTDLHQFNNITLGGRGGTNPGQMKLHSGGIVWKRQGGGKLIEVDKSDIEGVTWMKVPKTNQLGVQIKDGLYYKFTGFRDQDVVSLTNFFQSTCGITVREKQLSVSGRNWGEVDLNGNMLAFMVGSKQAFEVSLADVSQTQLQGKNDVILEFHVDDTTGANEKDSLMEISFHIPSSNTQFVGDEKTPPAEVFRSRIMSMADVGAGGEDAVVTFESIAILTPRGRYIVELHMSFLRLQGQANDFKIQYSSVVRLFLLPKSNQPHTFVIISLDPPIRKGQTLYPHIVMQFESDYVVQSELAMNEDLYNTKYKDKLELSYKALIHEVFTTILRGLSGAKVTKPGKFRSCQDGYAVKSSLKAEDGILYPLEKSFFFLPKPPTLILHEEIDYVEFERHAAGGSNMHYFDLLIRLKSEQEHLFRNIQRNEYHNLYEFISSKGLKIMNLGDGQPTAGIKKVLENDDDDAVDPHLERIKNAAGDDESDEEDSDFVADKDDEGSPTDDSGGDDSDASKSGEEKEKPAKKEIKKDLPPKASTSKKKPKDDEDGKKKKQKKKKDPNAPKRAMSGFMFFSKLERENLKKTNPGISFTDVGRVLGEKWKKMSAEEKEPYEAKAREDKQRYKDEISGYKNTQPMNIDSANVTDSA; from the exons ATGACGGACCTTCATCAATTCAATAACATCACTCTTGGAGGCCGTGGAGGCACC AATCCAGGACAGATGAAATTACACTCTGGTGGAATAGTATGGAAGAGACAGGGCGGTGGTAAATTAATTGAAGTTGATAAATCTGATATAGAGGGGGTAACATGGATGAAGGTTCCAAAGACTAACCAACTTGGTGTTCAAATTAAAGATGGGTTGTACTACAAGTTCACTGGATTTCGTGATCAG GATGTTGTAAGTTTGACCAATTTTTTCCAGAGCACTTGTGGAATAACAGTGCGCGAGAAGCAGCTTTCTGTTAGCGGAAGAAATTGGGGAGAAGTTGATCTGAATG GAAATATGTTGGCTTTCATGGTTGGTTCAAAGCAAGCTTTTGAGGTGTCGCTAGCAGATGTCTCTCAAACTCAGCTTCAAGGGAAGAATGATGTGATCTTGGAGTTTCACGTGGATGACACAACTGGAGCTAATGAG AAAGATTCACTGATGGAGATAAGTTTCCATATACCAAGTTCCAACACCCAGTTTGTTGGCGATGAAAAAACTCCTCCTGCTGAA GTTTTCCGCAGCAGAATAATGTCTATGGCTGATGTTGGTGCTGGAGGTGAAGATGCTGTTGTTACATTTGAGAGTATTGCGATCCTTACACCAAG AGGACGATACATTGTTGAGTTACACATGTCATTCTTGCGGCTTCAGGGACAGGCtaatgatttcaaaatccaatatAGCAGTGTGGTTCGCCTATTTTTACTTCCTAAG TCTAATCAACCACATACCTTTGTCATTATTAGTCTTGATCCCCCTATTCGGAAGGGACAAACTTTGTACCCTCATATTGTGATGCAG TTTGAATCTGATTATGTTGTCCAAAGTGAATTGGCAATGAATGAAGATCTTTATAACACAAAGTACAAGGACAAGTTAGAGCTGTCTTACAAG GCGCTTATTCATGAAGTATTCACTACAATATTACGTGGGTTGTCTGGTGCCAAAGTGACTAAGCCTGGAAAATTTAGGAGTTGTCAGGATGGTTATGCTGTGAAATCATCTTTGAAAGCTGAAGATGGAATTCTGTATCCCCTTGAGAAGAGCTTCTTCTTTCTACCTAAGCCTCCGACTCTTATTCTTCATGAAGAG ATTGACTATGTGGAATTTGAGAGGCATGCTGCCGGTGGTTCCAATATGCATTATTTTGACCTTCTTATCAGACTAAAATCCGAACAAGAGCATCTCTTCCGTAATATCCAGAGAAATGAGTACCataatttgtatgaatttattag TTCAAAGGGCTTGAAAATTATGAACTTAGGAGATGGCCAACCTACTGCTGGTATAAAGAAGGTTCTGGAGAATGACGATGATGATGCTGTTGATCCACATCTTGAGCGAATAAAAAATGCAGCTGGTGACGATGAAAGTGATGAGGAG GATTCAGATTTTGTTGCTGACAAGGATGATGAAGGTTCTCCTACTGATGATTCTGGGGGAGATGATTCTGATGCCAGTAAAAGTGGCGAGGAGAAAGAG AAGCCAGCCAAGAAGGAAATAAAGAAGGACCTGCCTCCTAAGGCATCTACTTCTAAAAAGAAACcaaaagatgatgaagatggaaaaaagaaaaaacagaagaagaagaaagacccAAATGCACCCAAGAGGGCAATGTCCGGTTTCATGTTCTTTTCTAAATtggaaagagag AAtctcaagaaaacaaacccCGGAATCTCATTTACGGATGTGGGAAGAGTACTAGGagagaaatggaaaaaaatgtCAG CGGAAGAGAAGGAACCATACGAGGCAAAAGCACGTGAAGATAAACAACGTTACAAGGATGAAATTAGCGGCTACAAGAATACCCAACCCATGAATATTGATTCAGCAAATGTAACTGACAGTGCCTAA
- the LOC108322766 gene encoding FACT complex subunit SSRP1 isoform X2 gives MLAFMVGSKQAFEVSLADVSQTQLQGKNDVILEFHVDDTTGANEKDSLMEISFHIPSSNTQFVGDEKTPPAEVFRSRIMSMADVGAGGEDAVVTFESIAILTPRGRYIVELHMSFLRLQGQANDFKIQYSSVVRLFLLPKSNQPHTFVIISLDPPIRKGQTLYPHIVMQFESDYVVQSELAMNEDLYNTKYKDKLELSYKALIHEVFTTILRGLSGAKVTKPGKFRSCQDGYAVKSSLKAEDGILYPLEKSFFFLPKPPTLILHEEIDYVEFERHAAGGSNMHYFDLLIRLKSEQEHLFRNIQRNEYHNLYEFISSKGLKIMNLGDGQPTAGIKKVLENDDDDAVDPHLERIKNAAGDDESDEEDSDFVADKDDEGSPTDDSGGDDSDASKSGEEKEKPAKKEIKKDLPPKASTSKKKPKDDEDGKKKKQKKKKDPNAPKRAMSGFMFFSKLERENLKKTNPGISFTDVGRVLGEKWKKMSAEEKEPYEAKAREDKQRYKDEISGYKNTQPMNIDSANVTDSA, from the exons ATGTTGGCTTTCATGGTTGGTTCAAAGCAAGCTTTTGAGGTGTCGCTAGCAGATGTCTCTCAAACTCAGCTTCAAGGGAAGAATGATGTGATCTTGGAGTTTCACGTGGATGACACAACTGGAGCTAATGAG AAAGATTCACTGATGGAGATAAGTTTCCATATACCAAGTTCCAACACCCAGTTTGTTGGCGATGAAAAAACTCCTCCTGCTGAA GTTTTCCGCAGCAGAATAATGTCTATGGCTGATGTTGGTGCTGGAGGTGAAGATGCTGTTGTTACATTTGAGAGTATTGCGATCCTTACACCAAG AGGACGATACATTGTTGAGTTACACATGTCATTCTTGCGGCTTCAGGGACAGGCtaatgatttcaaaatccaatatAGCAGTGTGGTTCGCCTATTTTTACTTCCTAAG TCTAATCAACCACATACCTTTGTCATTATTAGTCTTGATCCCCCTATTCGGAAGGGACAAACTTTGTACCCTCATATTGTGATGCAG TTTGAATCTGATTATGTTGTCCAAAGTGAATTGGCAATGAATGAAGATCTTTATAACACAAAGTACAAGGACAAGTTAGAGCTGTCTTACAAG GCGCTTATTCATGAAGTATTCACTACAATATTACGTGGGTTGTCTGGTGCCAAAGTGACTAAGCCTGGAAAATTTAGGAGTTGTCAGGATGGTTATGCTGTGAAATCATCTTTGAAAGCTGAAGATGGAATTCTGTATCCCCTTGAGAAGAGCTTCTTCTTTCTACCTAAGCCTCCGACTCTTATTCTTCATGAAGAG ATTGACTATGTGGAATTTGAGAGGCATGCTGCCGGTGGTTCCAATATGCATTATTTTGACCTTCTTATCAGACTAAAATCCGAACAAGAGCATCTCTTCCGTAATATCCAGAGAAATGAGTACCataatttgtatgaatttattag TTCAAAGGGCTTGAAAATTATGAACTTAGGAGATGGCCAACCTACTGCTGGTATAAAGAAGGTTCTGGAGAATGACGATGATGATGCTGTTGATCCACATCTTGAGCGAATAAAAAATGCAGCTGGTGACGATGAAAGTGATGAGGAG GATTCAGATTTTGTTGCTGACAAGGATGATGAAGGTTCTCCTACTGATGATTCTGGGGGAGATGATTCTGATGCCAGTAAAAGTGGCGAGGAGAAAGAG AAGCCAGCCAAGAAGGAAATAAAGAAGGACCTGCCTCCTAAGGCATCTACTTCTAAAAAGAAACcaaaagatgatgaagatggaaaaaagaaaaaacagaagaagaagaaagacccAAATGCACCCAAGAGGGCAATGTCCGGTTTCATGTTCTTTTCTAAATtggaaagagag AAtctcaagaaaacaaacccCGGAATCTCATTTACGGATGTGGGAAGAGTACTAGGagagaaatggaaaaaaatgtCAG CGGAAGAGAAGGAACCATACGAGGCAAAAGCACGTGAAGATAAACAACGTTACAAGGATGAAATTAGCGGCTACAAGAATACCCAACCCATGAATATTGATTCAGCAAATGTAACTGACAGTGCCTAA
- the LOC108322770 gene encoding uncharacterized protein LOC108322770, giving the protein MAAIISRRLRSTLTSSLLKSCRFSSSSSMTPFSQNPNFSIFKPSQNPFSPFIPFTFLSSKQFSSSSSSSDSDEARKSTPDQAQAQAQSPYPSQNPNFKHQEIEGPTVERDLSPLATETRVVLETMMRNMYRLSHTLAALGLVHLALGAWITYLTKSNPLTEVSVQSLAAFAFPFSVAFMLRRALKPVVFFRKMEEQGRLQILTLTLQTAKQLDALFARARVVSLLCVFGVAVGVGIAVASKFT; this is encoded by the coding sequence ATGGCCGCCATAATTTCGCGAAGACTAAGGTCAACGTTAACCTCCTCGCTCCTAAAATCCTGTcgtttttcttcatcttcttcaatgACTCCGTTTTcccaaaaccctaatttctcaaTTTTCAAACCCTCACAAAATCCATTCTCTCCTTTCATCCCCTTCACCTTTCTCTCATCAAAGCAATTTTCCtcgtcttcttcatcttcagaCTCCGATGAAGCCCGCAAGTCAACCCCAgatcaagcccaagcccaagcccaaagcCCGTACCCAAGCCAAAACCCAAACTTCAAGCACCAGGAGATCGAAGGCCCCACAGTGGAACGAGACCTCTCCCCGCTCGCGACCGAGACGCGTGTGGTTCTGGAAACCATGATGAGGAACATGTACAGGCTAAGCCACACGCTCGCTGCATTGGGTCTTGTTCACCTCGCTCTCGGCGCGTGGATCACGTACCTGACGAAATCGAACCCCTTAACGGAAGTGTCGGTGCAGAGTCTTGCGGCGTTCGCGTTTCCATTCTCGGTGGCGTTCATGCTGCGGCGCGCGCTGAAGCCGGTTGTCTTCTTCAGGAAAATGGAGGAGCAAGGGAGGTTGCAGATCCTCACGCTCACGCTCCAAACCGCGAAGCAGTTGGACGCGCTCTTCGCTAGGGCTCGTGTGGTTTCTCTGCTGTGCGTTTTTGGTGTTGCCGTTGGCGTGGGAATTGCAGTGGCTTCCAAATTCACCTGA